In Chromobacterium rhizoryzae, one genomic interval encodes:
- the panB gene encoding 3-methyl-2-oxobutanoate hydroxymethyltransferase has product MKITVNTLQKMAQEGQKIAMLTCYDASFAALLEQAGVEILLVGDSLGMVVQGIDSTLPVAEEEMLYHVRCVARGAKQAMVLGDMTFGAYQESPQQAFAHAARIIQAGAHMVKLEGGAYMADTTRFLVERGVPVCAHIGLTPQFVNTFGGYRVQGKSEEDARRIVNDAKAHAEAGASLVLMECVPAELAREITESISVPTIGIGAGVDVSGQVLVLHDMLGVYPGKKARFVKDFMNQAGSIQGAVQAYVQAVKDKSFPAAEHTF; this is encoded by the coding sequence ATGAAAATTACCGTCAACACCCTGCAGAAAATGGCGCAGGAAGGGCAGAAGATCGCCATGCTGACCTGTTACGACGCCAGCTTCGCCGCCTTGCTGGAACAGGCCGGCGTGGAAATTCTGCTGGTGGGGGATTCGTTGGGCATGGTGGTGCAGGGCATAGATTCCACGCTGCCGGTGGCCGAGGAGGAAATGCTCTATCACGTGCGTTGCGTGGCGCGGGGCGCCAAGCAGGCGATGGTGCTGGGCGACATGACGTTCGGCGCCTATCAGGAAAGTCCGCAGCAGGCGTTCGCCCACGCTGCCCGCATCATCCAGGCCGGCGCGCACATGGTGAAGCTGGAGGGCGGCGCCTATATGGCCGACACCACCCGCTTCCTGGTGGAGCGCGGCGTGCCGGTGTGCGCCCACATCGGCCTGACGCCGCAGTTCGTCAACACCTTCGGCGGCTATCGGGTGCAGGGCAAGAGCGAGGAAGACGCGCGCCGCATCGTCAACGACGCCAAGGCGCACGCCGAGGCCGGCGCCAGCCTGGTGCTGATGGAGTGCGTGCCGGCCGAGCTGGCGCGCGAGATCACCGAGTCGATTTCCGTGCCCACCATAGGCATAGGCGCCGGCGTCGACGTGTCCGGCCAGGTGCTGGTGCTGCACGACATGCTGGGCGTGTATCCGGGCAAGAAGGCGCGCTTCGTCAAGGACTTCATGAACCAGGCGGGCAGCATCCAGGGCGCGGTGCAGGCCTATGTGCAGGCGGTGAAGGACAAGTCCTTCCCGGCGGCGGAACATACTTTCTGA
- the rraA gene encoding ribonuclease E activity regulator RraA, with the protein MDFHTADLCDQFDEQLQVLTPSLQRYGGQARFFGRIETLKLFEDNSLVREALSQHGAGKVLVVDGGGSLRCALLGDQLGVLAVANGWAGVVINGCIRDSAALNKLALGIRALGTHPRKSVKRGEGQRNLSVEFGQTRFSPGHWLYADEDGVVVSPGALHQTK; encoded by the coding sequence ATGGATTTTCACACCGCCGATCTATGCGATCAGTTCGATGAACAATTGCAGGTATTGACGCCCTCGCTGCAACGCTACGGCGGCCAGGCCCGATTTTTCGGCCGCATCGAAACCCTGAAGCTGTTCGAGGACAATAGCCTGGTGCGGGAGGCGCTGAGTCAGCACGGCGCCGGCAAGGTCTTGGTGGTGGACGGCGGCGGCTCGCTGCGCTGCGCGCTGCTGGGCGACCAATTGGGCGTGCTGGCGGTGGCCAACGGCTGGGCCGGCGTGGTGATCAACGGCTGCATCCGCGACTCCGCCGCCCTGAACAAGCTGGCGCTGGGCATACGCGCGCTGGGCACCCACCCGCGCAAATCGGTGAAGCGCGGCGAAGGCCAGCGCAATCTGAGCGTGGAGTTCGGCCAGACGCGTTTCAGCCCCGGCCACTGGCTGTACGCCGACGAAGACGGCGTGGTGGTCTCCCCCGGCGCGCTGCATCAAACCAAGTGA
- a CDS encoding methyl-accepting chemotaxis protein, with amino-acid sequence MKIAHKAGLISALVLAVTLSTLSWMQYLSVADSIRAGKEQEVTQTSQVLAEQIANWLNGKLAQIQLMSETIDAGFSNERILEVFQRPMLKNEFKLVFGGLDSDGKRISNDPSWNPPPTWDARKRPWYPVAKAAAGVGLTDPYPDAASGEILISAVAKLTDKGAFKGAFGGDLSLKSVSDALNTATFNGAGYAFLLSADGKIISHPDAKLNGKSVAELFGGKAPALDGKVQEVEVNEQRLMVAFQPLSHLQPAKWLVGVVLDEGKVMAEAKQIGWRGFWGAVIGVLLSMVILSTLMQQILRRPLQQLKQSLTELNSGNGDLTRRIDESSRDEFGEVAKELNRFIAYLQRLIGDIRQISTRVHHGAEQSAEEAQQSSGEASRLQRELEQLVASIGQMAEASGEMTSNAGAVAEAARQAHEETGSRMALVTQSSQAIRRLADTLEQTSLSMNELAEFSKNIESIVRVITGVAEQTNLLALNAAIEAARAGEMGRGFAVVADEVRKLASQTQEATQEIRSMIEQLQRGVNEARDKMDESRDCASNTVKDAEQISEMLTRIRDVISDINAKNSDIAGAVSRQSQMTRDINDSAGSIQHIGQRVSDAAQVQLRHCQGTAADVAEQDEMIARFRLE; translated from the coding sequence ATGAAAATCGCTCACAAAGCCGGCCTGATTTCCGCGCTGGTGCTGGCCGTGACCTTGTCGACCCTGTCCTGGATGCAATACCTGAGCGTTGCGGACAGCATACGCGCGGGTAAAGAGCAGGAAGTGACCCAGACCAGCCAGGTGCTGGCCGAGCAGATCGCCAATTGGTTGAACGGCAAGCTGGCTCAGATCCAGCTGATGTCGGAGACCATAGACGCCGGTTTCAGCAACGAGCGCATTTTGGAGGTTTTCCAGCGGCCCATGCTCAAGAACGAGTTCAAGCTGGTGTTTGGCGGCTTGGACAGCGACGGCAAGAGAATCTCCAACGATCCGTCCTGGAATCCCCCGCCCACCTGGGACGCCCGCAAGCGGCCATGGTATCCGGTGGCCAAGGCGGCCGCCGGCGTCGGCCTGACCGATCCCTATCCCGACGCCGCGTCCGGCGAGATCCTGATTTCGGCGGTGGCCAAGCTGACCGACAAGGGCGCGTTCAAGGGCGCTTTCGGCGGCGACCTCAGCCTGAAGTCGGTTTCGGACGCGCTGAACACCGCCACCTTCAACGGCGCGGGCTACGCCTTCCTGCTGTCCGCCGACGGCAAAATCATCAGCCACCCGGACGCCAAGCTGAACGGCAAGAGCGTTGCGGAGTTGTTCGGCGGCAAAGCGCCGGCCCTGGACGGCAAGGTGCAGGAGGTGGAGGTCAACGAGCAGCGCCTGATGGTGGCGTTTCAGCCGCTGTCGCATCTGCAGCCGGCCAAGTGGCTGGTGGGCGTGGTGCTGGACGAGGGCAAGGTGATGGCCGAGGCCAAGCAGATAGGCTGGCGCGGCTTTTGGGGCGCGGTGATAGGCGTGCTGCTGAGCATGGTCATCCTCAGCACCCTGATGCAGCAGATCCTGCGGCGCCCCTTGCAGCAGCTCAAGCAGTCGCTGACCGAGCTCAACAGCGGCAACGGCGATCTGACGCGGCGCATAGACGAAAGCTCCCGCGACGAATTCGGGGAGGTGGCGAAAGAATTGAACCGCTTCATCGCTTATCTGCAGCGGCTGATCGGCGATATCCGCCAGATTTCCACGCGCGTCCACCATGGCGCCGAGCAAAGCGCGGAAGAGGCGCAGCAGAGCAGCGGCGAGGCCAGCCGTCTGCAAAGAGAACTGGAGCAACTGGTGGCGTCCATCGGCCAGATGGCGGAGGCGTCCGGCGAAATGACGTCCAACGCCGGCGCGGTGGCCGAGGCCGCGAGGCAGGCGCACGAGGAAACCGGCAGCCGGATGGCGCTGGTGACGCAGTCCAGCCAGGCGATACGGCGTTTGGCCGACACCCTGGAGCAGACCTCGCTGTCCATGAACGAACTGGCCGAATTCAGCAAGAACATCGAATCCATCGTCAGAGTGATCACCGGCGTGGCCGAGCAGACCAATCTGCTGGCGCTGAACGCCGCGATCGAAGCGGCGCGGGCGGGGGAAATGGGACGCGGCTTCGCCGTGGTGGCGGACGAGGTGCGCAAACTGGCTTCGCAAACCCAGGAGGCGACGCAGGAAATCCGCAGCATGATTGAGCAACTGCAGCGCGGCGTGAACGAGGCCCGGGACAAGATGGATGAAAGCCGCGATTGCGCCAGCAACACGGTGAAGGACGCCGAGCAGATCAGCGAGATGCTGACGCGCATCCGGGACGTGATCTCCGACATCAACGCCAAGAACAGCGACATCGCCGGCGCGGTGAGCCGCCAAAGCCAGATGACGCGGGACATCAACGACAGCGCGGGCAGCATTCAGCACATCGGCCAGCGTGTAAGCGACGCGGCGCAAGTGCAGTTGCGGCATTGCCAGGGCACCGCCGCCGACGTGGCCGAACAGGATGAGATGATCGCGCGCTTCCGGCTGGAGTAG
- the nth gene encoding endonuclease III → MNAVKRKEIFTRLRDANPHPTTELEYSSPFELLISVLLSAQATDVGVNKATRRLYPVANTPAAMLALGEESLANFIKTIGLYKTKARNVIATCHLLLEKHGGEVPQTREALEALPGVGRKTANVVLNTAFGQPTIAVDTHIFRVSNRTRIAPGKDVREVEDKLVKYIPDEFKVDAHHWLILLGRYVCKARKPECERCVIADLCEYPAKTVMIKDN, encoded by the coding sequence GTGAACGCCGTCAAACGCAAAGAAATCTTCACCCGCCTGCGCGACGCCAATCCGCATCCCACCACCGAGCTGGAATACAGCAGCCCGTTCGAACTGCTGATCTCGGTGCTGTTGTCGGCTCAGGCCACCGACGTCGGCGTCAACAAGGCCACGCGCCGGCTCTATCCGGTGGCCAATACGCCGGCGGCCATGCTGGCGCTGGGCGAGGAATCGCTGGCCAACTTCATCAAGACCATAGGCTTGTACAAGACCAAGGCCAGGAACGTGATCGCCACCTGTCACTTGCTGCTGGAAAAGCACGGCGGCGAGGTCCCGCAAACCCGCGAGGCACTGGAGGCGCTGCCCGGCGTCGGCCGCAAAACGGCGAATGTGGTGCTGAACACCGCCTTCGGCCAGCCCACCATCGCGGTGGACACCCATATTTTCCGGGTGTCCAACCGCACCCGGATCGCGCCAGGCAAAGACGTGCGAGAAGTCGAGGATAAACTGGTAAAATACATCCCCGACGAATTCAAAGTCGATGCGCATCACTGGCTGATTCTGCTCGGACGCTATGTCTGCAAAGCCAGAAAACCGGAATGCGAGCGCTGCGTCATTGCCGACCTCTGCGAATATCCGGCAAAAACCGTTATGATTAAAGACAACTGA
- the folK gene encoding 2-amino-4-hydroxy-6-hydroxymethyldihydropteridine diphosphokinase — translation MAQAFIALGSNLEQPAAQIRAALAAIAALPDTALTRQSALYRTAPVGYADQPDFINAVAEVDTALAPRELLRRLLAIEAEFGRVRTFRNAPRVLDLDLLYYSGVALSDQDLTLPHPRMHLRGFVMIPLAEIAPDLALPALGTAGELAAGLADQGVERLKTTS, via the coding sequence GTGGCGCAGGCCTTCATCGCGCTGGGCAGCAATCTCGAGCAGCCGGCGGCGCAGATCCGCGCCGCGCTGGCCGCGATCGCCGCCTTGCCCGACACCGCGCTGACCCGGCAGTCCGCCCTGTACCGCACCGCGCCGGTGGGCTATGCCGATCAGCCGGACTTCATCAATGCCGTGGCGGAAGTGGACACCGCGCTGGCGCCGCGCGAATTATTGCGCCGGCTGCTGGCGATAGAGGCCGAGTTCGGCCGGGTGCGCACCTTCCGCAACGCGCCGCGGGTGCTGGATCTGGATCTGCTGTATTACAGCGGCGTCGCCCTGAGCGACCAAGACCTGACCCTGCCGCATCCGCGCATGCATCTGCGCGGCTTCGTCATGATCCCGCTGGCGGAGATCGCTCCCGATCTGGCGCTGCCGGCGCTGGGCACGGCCGGCGAACTGGCCGCAGGGCTGGCCGATCAGGGCGTGGAGCGCCTCAAAACAACTAGCTAA
- the panD gene encoding aspartate 1-decarboxylase, with protein sequence MQRNMLKSKLHRVTTTHSELHYIGSCAIDENLLEAADILEYEEVQIWNVTNGERFATYAIKAERGSGTISVNGSAARRAAPGDLLIIASFAQYEAAELKDHQPKLVFVDAGNQMTEVKGATPTQAA encoded by the coding sequence ATGCAGCGTAATATGCTCAAATCCAAGCTTCACCGGGTAACCACCACGCACAGCGAGTTGCACTATATCGGCTCCTGCGCCATCGACGAGAACCTGCTGGAAGCGGCCGACATTCTGGAATACGAAGAAGTGCAGATCTGGAACGTCACCAACGGCGAGCGCTTCGCCACTTACGCGATCAAGGCCGAGCGCGGCTCCGGCACCATCTCGGTCAACGGCTCCGCCGCGCGCCGCGCCGCGCCGGGGGATTTGCTGATCATCGCGTCTTTCGCCCAGTACGAGGCCGCCGAGCTGAAGGATCACCAGCCCAAGCTGGTGTTCGTGGACGCCGGCAACCAGATGACTGAGGTCAAGGGCGCGACCCCGACGCAGGCGGCCTGA
- a CDS encoding deoxynucleoside kinase has protein sequence MSQLRYVVVEGPIGAGKSSLARRLSEYWGVRLLAEDPAANPFLPRFYRNLPAHGLSTQLSFMLQRAEMAKSMLDGELLASPLVSDFLFEKDALFAKINLDEAELALYKRLAGLAMPEHPVPDLVIYLQASEENLLSRVAARAAEYEINFPEGYLKRVHQAYSEFFHQYEAAPLLIVNTDHLNLVDGDEDFELLIRCISEARGQRNYFNKSV, from the coding sequence ATGAGTCAATTGCGTTATGTCGTGGTCGAAGGGCCGATCGGCGCGGGCAAATCCTCTCTGGCGCGCCGACTGTCGGAATACTGGGGCGTGCGCCTGCTGGCGGAAGATCCCGCCGCCAACCCCTTCCTGCCGCGCTTCTACCGCAACTTGCCGGCCCACGGCCTGTCCACCCAGCTGTCCTTCATGCTGCAACGCGCCGAGATGGCCAAGAGCATGCTGGACGGCGAACTGCTGGCCAGCCCGTTGGTGTCGGACTTCCTGTTCGAAAAAGACGCGCTGTTCGCCAAGATCAATCTGGACGAGGCCGAGCTGGCGCTGTACAAGCGCCTGGCGGGGCTGGCGATGCCCGAGCATCCGGTGCCGGATCTGGTGATTTATCTGCAGGCTTCCGAAGAGAACCTGCTGAGCCGGGTGGCCGCGCGGGCGGCGGAGTACGAAATCAATTTCCCGGAAGGCTATCTGAAGCGCGTGCATCAGGCCTATAGCGAGTTTTTCCATCAGTACGAGGCCGCGCCGTTGCTGATCGTCAATACCGATCATCTGAATCTGGTCGACGGCGACGAGGACTTCGAACTGCTGATCCGCTGCATCAGCGAGGCGCGAGGCCAGCGCAACTATTTCAACAAGAGCGTCTGA
- the rsxB gene encoding electron transport complex subunit RsxB — translation MPVITLVERIDALLPQTQCGQCSHAGCRPYAEALAEGRDPINRCPPGGDDGIRALAELLGRDIIPFAADGPQPKPRALAVIREDSCIGCTLCIQACPVDAIVGAAKQMHTVIAAECTGCELCLAPCPVDCIDLEPVADPADGERERLMARAAQARVRYERRQARKARDQADKARRLAERAAVNAAPPSPAAAPAVSAAPAVSAAPAPAADKNELIRKAMERAAAMRAAREQADKDKP, via the coding sequence ATGCCCGTGATCACACTCGTCGAAAGGATAGACGCCCTACTGCCCCAGACCCAGTGCGGACAATGCAGCCACGCCGGCTGCCGCCCGTATGCGGAGGCGCTGGCGGAAGGCCGCGATCCGATCAACCGCTGCCCGCCGGGCGGCGACGACGGCATCCGGGCGCTGGCGGAACTGCTGGGCCGGGACATCATTCCCTTCGCCGCCGACGGCCCGCAGCCCAAGCCGCGCGCGCTGGCCGTGATACGCGAAGACAGTTGCATCGGCTGTACCCTGTGCATCCAGGCCTGTCCGGTGGACGCCATCGTCGGCGCCGCCAAGCAGATGCACACCGTCATCGCCGCCGAATGCACCGGCTGCGAACTGTGCCTGGCGCCCTGTCCGGTGGACTGCATCGACCTGGAGCCGGTGGCCGACCCGGCCGACGGCGAGCGCGAGCGGCTCATGGCCCGCGCCGCCCAAGCCCGCGTCCGTTATGAACGGCGGCAGGCGCGCAAGGCGCGCGATCAGGCGGACAAGGCCAGACGCCTGGCCGAGCGCGCGGCGGTGAATGCGGCGCCGCCCTCCCCCGCCGCCGCGCCGGCCGTTTCCGCCGCGCCGGCCGTTTCCGCCGCGCCCGCGCCGGCGGCCGACAAGAACGAATTGATCCGCAAGGCGATGGAGCGCGCCGCCGCCATGCGCGCCGCCCGCGAACAAGCAGACAAGGACAAGCCGTGA
- a CDS encoding DegQ family serine endoprotease encodes MTTYLRTLVGALLAASLLSGCDKVERFFKGNSQPAPVAIPAQQDGRVAMLLPDFTQLVSRDGPAVVNIQASREDSGASQPSNLPIPVPEDDPLYDFFRRFIPNHPPQREQPQEESVSFGSGFIISADGYILTNAHVVADSQQVKVMLTDKRELRAKLVGVDKRTDVALLKVAAADLPVVKIGSPADLKVGEWVAAIGAPFGFDNTVTAGIVSAKGRSLPDENFVPFIQTDVAINPGNSGGPLFNLRGEVVGINSQIYSRSGGFMGISFAIPIDLAMSVVDQLKAKGKVSRGQLGINIQEVTQELAQSFGLQRPSGALVVRVDPKGPAARAGLQAGDIILKLDGKSIESSKDLPVLVGSLQPGTKIKLTVWRKGVEKDLEATLAELAQEAPSAQQSQEESSPQGFQFGKLGLTLSELTPNQRSELGVRGGLLIQKAQGPAARSGLQAGDVILGLNQVEVSTIANFEKALASAKGHIALLVRRNEAVLFVPLRLE; translated from the coding sequence GTGACAACGTATCTGCGCACCCTGGTTGGCGCCTTGCTCGCAGCCTCGTTGCTGTCCGGCTGCGACAAGGTCGAGCGCTTCTTCAAAGGCAACTCCCAGCCCGCGCCGGTCGCCATTCCCGCGCAACAGGATGGCCGCGTCGCCATGTTGCTGCCGGACTTCACTCAATTGGTCAGCCGCGACGGACCGGCGGTGGTGAATATCCAGGCCAGCCGCGAAGACAGCGGGGCCTCCCAACCCAGCAATCTGCCGATTCCGGTGCCGGAAGACGATCCGCTGTACGACTTCTTCCGCCGCTTCATCCCCAATCATCCGCCTCAGCGCGAACAGCCGCAGGAAGAAAGCGTCTCCTTCGGCTCCGGCTTCATCATCAGCGCCGACGGCTACATCCTGACCAACGCCCATGTGGTGGCGGACAGCCAGCAGGTCAAGGTGATGCTGACCGACAAGCGCGAACTGCGCGCCAAGCTGGTCGGCGTGGACAAGCGCACCGACGTGGCGCTGCTGAAAGTGGCGGCGGCGGATCTGCCGGTGGTCAAGATCGGCAGCCCGGCGGACTTGAAAGTCGGAGAATGGGTGGCCGCCATCGGCGCGCCCTTCGGCTTCGACAACACCGTCACCGCCGGCATCGTCTCGGCCAAGGGCCGCAGCCTGCCGGACGAAAACTTCGTCCCCTTCATCCAGACCGACGTGGCGATCAACCCAGGCAACTCCGGCGGTCCGCTGTTCAATCTGCGCGGCGAAGTGGTGGGCATCAACTCGCAGATCTACAGCCGTTCCGGCGGCTTCATGGGCATCTCCTTCGCCATCCCCATCGATTTGGCGATGAGCGTGGTCGACCAGCTCAAGGCCAAGGGCAAGGTCAGCCGCGGCCAGCTGGGCATCAATATCCAGGAAGTGACTCAGGAGCTGGCGCAGTCCTTCGGTCTGCAGCGCCCCAGCGGCGCGCTGGTGGTGCGCGTCGATCCCAAGGGACCGGCCGCTCGCGCCGGCCTGCAGGCCGGCGACATCATCCTGAAACTGGACGGCAAGTCCATAGAAAGCTCCAAGGATCTGCCGGTGCTGGTCGGCTCGCTGCAGCCGGGCACCAAGATCAAGCTGACGGTGTGGCGCAAGGGCGTGGAAAAGGATCTGGAAGCCACGCTGGCGGAACTGGCGCAGGAAGCGCCGAGCGCGCAGCAGTCTCAGGAAGAAAGCTCGCCGCAAGGCTTCCAGTTCGGCAAACTGGGTCTGACGCTCAGCGAGCTGACGCCGAACCAGCGCTCGGAGCTGGGCGTGCGCGGCGGCCTGCTGATCCAGAAGGCGCAAGGTCCGGCCGCTCGTTCCGGCCTGCAGGCCGGCGACGTGATCCTGGGCTTGAACCAGGTGGAAGTCTCCACCATCGCCAACTTCGAAAAAGCGCTGGCCAGCGCCAAGGGCCATATCGCCTTGTTGGTGCGCCGCAACGAGGCCGTGTTGTTCGTGCCCTTGCGGCTGGAATAA
- the pcnB gene encoding polynucleotide adenylyltransferase PcnB, translating to MIRKFIRKVLDLPAGMGKRRTKARVIPLPQHGIRRDQLSSAALKVTTRLQEAGFAAYVVGGAVRDLMLGVSPKDFDVATNATPEEVHRVFRRSRIIGRRFRIVHVMMGPETIEVTTFRGGSVDDTNETGRIMADNSFGSQEEDAHRRDFTVNALFYDPSDETVIDYHHGVKDLRARKLVMIGQPARRYQEDPVRMLRAVRLAAKLGFDIDEATRKPIRTHAHLLKKEPPARLFDEMLKLLMSGQAYGCLKKLREEGMARGVFPLLDAVLDDKGDDLFLKLGLESTDQRIRADKPVSVGFLLATLLWKQVHQRWQKRLNAGDRAVYALAQAIADVESEQDNDFAIPRRFSVTMREIWMLQSRFDSRSGQRAYRFLEQPRFRAAYDFFALRGEAGEVDMKLVSWWNDFQRADEDEREQLLDIAKASGEPDPAKKRRRRRPANRRKAADEPGGEA from the coding sequence ATGATCCGCAAGTTTATCCGTAAAGTACTGGACCTGCCCGCCGGCATGGGCAAGCGCCGCACCAAGGCGCGCGTGATTCCTCTGCCGCAACACGGCATCCGCCGAGACCAGCTCAGCTCCGCTGCGCTGAAAGTCACCACCCGACTGCAGGAGGCCGGTTTCGCCGCCTATGTGGTGGGCGGAGCCGTGCGCGACTTGATGTTGGGCGTGTCGCCGAAGGATTTCGACGTCGCCACCAACGCGACGCCTGAGGAAGTGCACCGGGTGTTCCGCCGCTCCCGCATCATCGGCCGGCGTTTCCGCATCGTCCACGTGATGATGGGACCGGAAACCATCGAGGTGACCACTTTCCGCGGCGGTTCGGTGGACGACACCAATGAAACCGGCCGCATCATGGCCGACAACAGCTTCGGCAGCCAGGAAGAGGACGCGCACCGCCGCGACTTCACCGTCAACGCGTTGTTCTACGATCCGTCCGACGAAACCGTCATCGACTATCACCACGGCGTCAAGGACTTGCGCGCCCGCAAGCTGGTGATGATAGGCCAGCCGGCGCGCCGTTATCAGGAAGACCCGGTGCGCATGCTGCGCGCGGTGCGCCTGGCGGCCAAGCTGGGCTTCGATATCGACGAGGCCACCCGCAAGCCGATCCGCACCCACGCCCATCTGCTGAAGAAAGAGCCGCCGGCGCGCCTGTTCGACGAAATGCTCAAGCTGCTGATGTCCGGCCAAGCCTACGGCTGCCTGAAAAAGCTGCGCGAGGAAGGCATGGCGCGCGGCGTGTTCCCGCTGCTGGACGCGGTGCTGGATGATAAGGGCGACGACCTGTTCTTGAAGCTGGGCCTGGAAAGCACCGATCAGCGCATCCGCGCCGACAAGCCGGTGTCGGTGGGCTTCCTGCTGGCCACCCTGTTGTGGAAGCAGGTGCATCAGCGTTGGCAGAAACGCCTGAACGCCGGCGACCGCGCGGTGTACGCGCTGGCGCAGGCGATTGCCGACGTGGAGTCCGAGCAGGACAACGATTTCGCCATTCCGCGCCGTTTCAGCGTGACCATGCGCGAAATCTGGATGCTGCAGTCGCGTTTCGACAGCCGCAGCGGCCAGCGCGCCTACCGTTTCCTGGAGCAGCCGCGCTTCCGCGCCGCTTACGATTTCTTCGCCCTGCGCGGAGAAGCCGGCGAGGTGGACATGAAGCTGGTGTCCTGGTGGAATGACTTCCAGCGCGCCGACGAGGACGAACGCGAGCAGCTGCTGGACATCGCCAAAGCCAGCGGCGAGCCGGACCCGGCCAAGAAACGCCGCCGCCGCCGCCCCGCCAATCGCCGCAAAGCCGCGGACGAGCCGGGCGGAGAGGCCTAA
- a CDS encoding GFA family protein: protein MSAGQNLTGGCLCGAVRYRLRAEPYDVVHCHCKSCRRASGAAFVTWFTVRVADLDWRGEKPVLYHSSAAVSRGFCPHCGSTLTYRHESDPEELDITVSSLDHPERVAPAGHIWWEQHLPWGSPAAQQELPVYQRSEA, encoded by the coding sequence ATGAGCGCAGGCCAGAATCTGACCGGGGGCTGCTTATGCGGCGCAGTGCGTTACCGTTTGCGCGCCGAGCCTTACGATGTGGTGCATTGCCATTGCAAAAGCTGTCGTCGCGCCAGCGGCGCGGCCTTCGTCACCTGGTTCACCGTACGCGTGGCCGATCTGGACTGGCGCGGGGAAAAACCGGTGCTGTATCACTCCTCGGCCGCGGTCAGCCGCGGTTTCTGCCCGCATTGCGGCTCCACCCTGACGTATCGCCATGAGTCGGACCCGGAGGAACTCGACATCACCGTGTCCTCGCTGGACCACCCGGAGCGGGTGGCGCCGGCCGGCCATATCTGGTGGGAGCAGCACCTGCCCTGGGGCAGCCCCGCCGCGCAACAGGAACTGCCCGTCTATCAACGCAGCGAGGCCTGA
- the panC gene encoding pantoate--beta-alanine ligase, translated as MEIIRTVAQMRAWRRQAGKLAFVPTMGNLHAGHLALVKAARERADKVAVSIFVNRLQFGQGEDFGAYPRTFDADCDKLRAAGVDALFFPEEQELYPRVRQDFNVEPPNIQNELCGAFRPGHFRGVATVVTKLFNIVQPDLACFGKKDFQQLHVIRAMVEDLNSPIEIVPVDTGRADDGLALSSRNGYLSAEERAEAPRLYRNLTQVRQRLQDGDNDYAALEQGARDDLAQAGWTVDYVEIRQADTLAVAHAGEKRLVVLAAARLGRTRLIDNIEVFR; from the coding sequence ATGGAAATCATTCGTACCGTGGCGCAGATGCGCGCCTGGCGTCGCCAGGCGGGCAAGCTCGCCTTCGTGCCCACCATGGGCAATCTGCATGCCGGCCATCTGGCCCTGGTCAAGGCGGCGCGCGAGCGCGCCGACAAAGTGGCGGTCAGCATCTTCGTCAATCGGCTGCAGTTTGGCCAGGGCGAAGACTTCGGCGCTTATCCGCGCACCTTCGACGCCGATTGCGACAAGCTGCGCGCCGCCGGCGTGGACGCCTTGTTCTTCCCCGAGGAACAGGAGCTGTATCCGCGCGTGCGCCAGGACTTCAACGTGGAGCCGCCGAATATCCAGAACGAGCTGTGCGGCGCCTTCCGTCCCGGCCACTTCCGCGGCGTCGCCACCGTGGTGACCAAGTTGTTCAACATCGTGCAGCCGGACCTGGCCTGTTTCGGCAAGAAGGATTTCCAGCAGCTGCACGTGATCCGCGCGATGGTGGAGGATTTGAACTCGCCGATCGAGATTGTGCCGGTGGACACCGGCCGCGCCGACGACGGCCTGGCGCTGTCCTCGCGCAACGGCTATCTGAGCGCGGAAGAGCGCGCCGAGGCGCCGCGCCTGTATCGCAATCTGACGCAGGTGCGGCAGCGGCTGCAGGACGGCGACAATGACTACGCGGCGCTGGAGCAGGGCGCGCGCGACGATCTGGCCCAAGCCGGCTGGACCGTGGATTACGTGGAAATTCGCCAGGCCGACACCCTGGCGGTGGCGCACGCCGGCGAAAAACGCCTGGTGGTGCTGGCGGCCGCCCGACTGGGGCGCACCCGCCTGATCGACAACATCGAAGTGTTCCGCTGA